In the genome of Ignisphaera sp., the window AAGCATCAGCTTCGTGAAAAATATCATATATTTATCTTTGAAAGGGCTTCTCTCACGTTTTTGGGCAAGGACATGTAATCTATTTCTTCTGCTTCTTTTTCTGGATATTCCCATTCCTTCTCAGTTCCATCAGATAATGTGTAAACATGTCTTGTAATAAGTATTGGAACAGCGAAGAGTTTACCATCTTGGGATCTGCAGAGTTCAACAATTATTCTTTTATCACCTTTTTTTACAATGTATCTTTTCTCAATGCTTACCCTATACATTATCCTCACTTTTCTGCTCTTTTTTACTATTCGATATAAGGATATTTTTAACTATATTATCTGGTAGGGTAAAAAAGTGTTTACTTACCTCAATTATGTAGCTTGTTGATGGTATTGCCTTTGGTATTCCAATTTCAAGTGCTATAATATTCTTTGACATGTTGATATCCATTTGACTTTTTATCTGACCAGAGGCTATTCTAGATCCAACCTCATATGCTATAACAAATTTGGCAAACCTTCTTACAGTTTCTTGTAGTGGTTCAAAGAAGTTATACAGCTTTCTCATTATCATCGCTAGATCTTCGAATTTCGCAAACCCAAAATAATACAATGTGAAGACAAATCTGAGAAACCTTGCAATAAACGAATCGCTTAACCTTGAGCACAGATCTCCCATGGCTTCACAAAAACCTTCTCTAGATGTTGTTATGCTGAGTGTCTTCATCATTGTTTCAAACACCATCTCTGTTGAGAACAAAGATTTCAAGGTCTCGTCATCTAGCTCTTTATCTATTCCAAGACCCCATTTACCAATTATATAAAGCGATGCCATTTCTTTATCGTATAGATCAGGAGGGCTGCTAGAACCCCTTATAGGCTCCACTCCCATACTGCTATAAACACTCTTTAGTATATCAATTGCTTCTTCTCTTCTTTTGGCGGGCTTAGATACTATAATGCTCCATGCTGTTGTTAT includes:
- a CDS encoding DUF2192 domain-containing protein; the protein is MNLRRKRVEAITTAWSIIVSKPAKRREEAIDILKSVYSSMGVEPIRGSSSPPDLYDKEMASLYIIGKWGLGIDKELDDETLKSLFSTEMVFETMMKTLSITTSREGFCEAMGDLCSRLSDSFIARFLRFVFTLYYFGFAKFEDLAMIMRKLYNFFEPLQETVRRFAKFVIAYEVGSRIASGQIKSQMDINMSKNIIALEIGIPKAIPSTSYIIEVSKHFFTLPDNIVKNILISNSKKEQKSEDNV